One genomic window of Prochlorococcus sp. MIT 0801 includes the following:
- a CDS encoding M15 family metallopeptidase codes for MNYQDDIPLARRIKSIKTITNKSFLLVGLLFLGLGITVTFLANKSFLSQRKSLDDSINSIETSQNKSLLGHLPYKEASKKDLILFSPGIYVHKDIYENFKEMQFMAAQRGVSLQLLSGYRSINLQRDIFYENKSIRNQTAVERSRDSAPPGYSEHSTGYAIDVGDGNYPDTHFEVEFEQTPAFKWMKRFASKYHFVLSFPPNNKQGVTYEPWHWRFEGTVNALREFDAANKIIKFK; via the coding sequence ATGAATTATCAAGATGACATCCCGCTGGCAAGAAGGATTAAATCCATAAAAACCATTACTAACAAGTCTTTTTTGCTTGTAGGACTTCTATTTCTTGGCCTTGGTATAACTGTTACGTTTTTAGCTAATAAATCATTTTTAAGCCAAAGAAAATCCTTAGATGATTCGATTAATTCCATTGAGACAAGTCAGAATAAAAGCTTGTTAGGCCATCTCCCCTATAAAGAGGCTTCTAAAAAAGATTTAATTCTTTTTTCTCCGGGTATTTATGTTCATAAAGATATCTATGAAAATTTTAAGGAAATGCAATTTATGGCTGCCCAAAGAGGGGTTTCTCTTCAACTATTAAGTGGTTATAGATCAATAAATTTGCAAAGGGATATTTTTTATGAAAATAAATCTATTAGAAATCAAACTGCTGTTGAGCGCTCAAGGGACTCAGCTCCTCCTGGTTATTCTGAACACAGCACAGGGTATGCAATCGATGTTGGTGATGGAAATTATCCAGATACTCATTTTGAGGTTGAATTTGAACAAACGCCAGCTTTTAAATGGATGAAGAGGTTTGCCTCTAAATATCATTTCGTTCTTTCTTTTCCACCCAACAACAAGCAGGGAGTAACTTATGAGCCTTGGCATTGGAGATTTGAGGGGACTGTTAATGCTTTGAGGGAATTTGACGCTGCTAATAAAATTATAAAATTCAAATAA